The region AGTGACTGGTCGTTCGACCCCGACGAACTTGCCGGGACTGCAACCCTCAATCAGGGGTTCCAGTGGTCCGACGGCGAATCGCTCGATGCCGAGGGCGTCGCCTGGTGGTTCAACTACCTGATGGAGAACGAGGGGCACCGCTACGAGTCCAACACCAATCAGATAGGCTCCATCGAGGCCACCGGCGAGTACGAACTCTATTTCGAACTCAAGTCCTCGACGGCTGCGGTGTTCACCCCCGAAACCGGTGTCTTCGCAGTTCCCATCCTGCCCGCCCATGTCTGGAAAAACATCGACGACTACACCCAGTACTCTCCCGACGAACTGATCGGAGCACAGGGGTTCCAGTGGGCTGATTCCTCTCCGGGAAACTGGTACGAGCTTGAGTCCAACCCCGATCTGCTGCCCGACGATATTCACGAAGGCCCCTATGTGGACAACCTTCGGTTCCGCGTCTTCGGGGATATGACGACGATGGTCGAGGAGCTTCGACAGGGTAACGTCGACCTCACCTACCAGTCTATCGCACCCAACCGGGCGTTCCAGTTGCAGGACACTGACTCGGTTCGCGTGTGGAACTCCCGGGCGCGTGGCTACAACTACATCGCCCACAACATGCGCCGGGTGCCGCTCGACGACAAGCCGTTCAGACAGAGTCTCGGCTTCGTCTACCCGTTCAACTACCTCCAGAACCAGCTCCGCCGTGGCCTGACCGAGACTGGCGACTACGTCGCCGCGAAGGTGTATGAACCGTGGCGGCCCGACAGCTTTGACGTGCCAATCGAGCACGGCCCCTACAAGACTGATGACGGACAACTCGACGTGGAACAGACCCGTGAGTTCCTGCGCAACGCCAACGGCGAGCACGAGTACACGTTCGGCCCCGTTGAGTCCGACCAGATCACCGGGGATCAAGAGATCCGTGTTGACGGCCAGCTACTGACGGAAGCCCACACCGACAACGACGGCAACGCCGGCCAAGGCCCCATTAGTATCGTCATCACGCCACCGAGCACTGCACCAGTAGAGGCACGTGCCGGCGCCCGCTTCGTCGAGAACCTCAACGAGATCGGTATTCCCGCCGAAACCCAGCCGGTGGCCGAAGGGTCACAGAACACCCTCATCTGGGTGCAGGAGGACTTCGACATGTGGTCCTCGGGTTGGATCTGGATGCCCAAGCCCCACATGTACATGGGGTTCTGGCTCACCAGCGGGAGCGCGGATACCGACTCAAGCAGCGACAACGTCAACCTCAACCCAATGGGGTACACGAACGCCGACGACCTGATTCAGCAGGTCCAGACGACGTTCGACCCGGATGCCCAGAAGCAGGCCACACAGGAAGCGCTTGCCCGGGTGTACGAGGACCAGCCCGTCCTCGTGACGGAGTACCCCAACCGCCTACACGCCTCTTCGAACCAGTTCACCGGCTGGGTGAAGGTTCCCGGCGGCATCACTCAGAACCCGTGGACGTACCTCAACGTCCATCAGGCCTGATCTCTCTCCTCCCCATTCTTCATGGTTCGAATTACGGGACGTTATCTCCTCCGCCGAGTCGCCATCAGCGTCGTGACGATCTATGCGCTCGCGACGCTGCTGTTCGCACTAATGCACGCCATGCCTGGAAGCCCCATCGACTCCCTCATCGGGCCCGGCATGTCGAGCGAACAGATACAGAACATCGAGCAACGTTTCGGGCTGGACAAACCAATCTGGTTGCAGTACATCAACTTCATCAGCTCAGTCACGCTGTTCGACTTCGGTTACTCCGTCCAGACGCTTGAGCCGGTCCGCAACCGACTGGTCGAACGGCTCGTCCCCACGCTGGTACTGTTCGCGCCCGCGTTCATGATGCAGTACTCCATGGGAACTGTAATCGGGACGTATCTCGGTTGGAACCGCGGGACGAAGGCCGACCTCGCCGGGTTCACGACGGGGCTGTTCATGTACTCTATCCCGTTTTTCTGGCTGGCGTGGATCCTCATCGGAGTGTTCTCCTACGATTTGGGCTGGTTTCCTAGCGGCTCGATGGTGCCGCCATACACCACGAGCTTCGCGTGGCTGGAGGCGGTGGTCCAACTCCTATTGCACATGACCCTCCCGATACTCTCGCTGGCGTTAGTAGGCTGGGCGGGGCCCATGCTCATCATGCGGACGACGATGCAGGACGTGGTGGACGCGGATTTCGTCGATTTCGCCCGCGCACAGGGCTACAGCGAGCCGACCGTGATGAGCCGCTTCGGCGCCCGGAACGCGCTCATCCCGGTCGTCACGCAGGGGATCATCGGCATCGCGTTCATGATCGACGGCTCGGTCATCGTGGAGACAGTGTTCTCCTGGCCAGGCATCGGCCAACTGCTCGTGAACGCCATCTTCGCCAAGGACCTGCCGACAGCGCTGGCAGCGTTCTACACGCTTGGGGTGCTCATCATCGTCCTGCGGCTGCTGACGGACGTGGTGTACACGCTCATCGACCCACGCATCGAGTTCGGGGGTGAGACCTGATGGCCGCCGAGTCCGGTGGGCTGCGCGAGCGGCTCTACCCGTTCGTCATCGGCGCCAACCGCACGTGGGGGCAGTTCACCGAGTCCCGCGTGGGCGTGGTTGGGCTGTTCATCCTCGCCGCCATCACGTTCGTGGCGGTGTTTGCGCCCTTCCTGGCGCCCCACCCACTCGAGTGGCAGGCGTTCGGCAACAACCCCACCTTCGAGCAGGCAGGTCAGTTACCCCACCCGCCGGCGTTCGGCGACCCCTTCTTCGCGCCGCTGGGCACCGACAGCCTGGGTCACGGTATCCTGACCCAGCTGATATACGGCTCCCGCACGGCGCTGTTCATCGGGCTCGCGGCCGGCATCCTCTCCTCGCTGGTGGGCGTGCCGCTCGGCATCATAAGCGGATACTACTCCAACACGTGGGTCGACGAGGGGATCCAGCGAGTCGTCGACGTGATGTACGGCCTCCCGTTCCTGCCGCTGGTCATCGTGCTGGTGTTCATCAACGGCGTGACCACGACCAACATCATTCTCGGTATCGTCGCGAAGTCCTGGCTCAACAACGCCATCGTCGTACGCGGGCAGGTGCTCTCGCTTTCCGAGCGCCCGTTCGTTGAGGCGGCGAAAGCCGGCGGTGCCAGCCACTTCCGCATCATGTGGCGACACATCCTCCCTAACGTCCTACCGCTGGGGTTCATCTACCTCGCACAGGACGCTGCCTTCGCCATCCTCATTCAGGCGAGCCTCGCCTTCCTGGGGCTGGCAGACTTCACGAAAGTGTCCTGGGGCACGATGCTCCAGTGGATTCAGGTGGAGGGCTACATCTACACGGCGCCGTGGTGGCTCATCCCACCGGGCATCATGATCGCCCTGCTGGCGGCGTCGTTCTACTTCATCGGCTACAGCCTTGAAGACGTAATGAACCCGGGTGGTAACTCATGAGCAGCACAACGACGCCGACGGCAGAGGAACCGAACGACGGGACGGTTCTCGAGGTTGAGAACCTCTCGATCACCTACCAGATGGACGACCAACCGGACGTCCATGCGGTCCAAAAGGTCAGCTTCGAGATCGAGGCAGGCACCACGTTCGGGCTGGTTGGCGAATCGGGCTGTGGGAAGACGAGTGCCGCACGCTCGCTCATCGGGCTGCTCGACGACAACGGCGAGGTGACGGCCGGTTCCATCTACAAGGACGGCCGCGACCTCACGGAGGTGAGCGACACCGAGCTCCAGAACGTTCGCTGGAACGAAATCGCGACCATCCCGCAGAACGTGATGAACGCGCTCAACCCCGTCGAGACTGTGGGATCACAGGTTCTTGGTGTCATCCAGCTCCACACGGACCGTTCCCTGGCAGAGGCCCGGGAACACGCCACGGAGCTGTTCGAGCAGGTCGGGCTCGACCCGGACCGGATGGAGGATTACCCACACGAGTTCTCGGGCGGGATGCTCCAGCGCGCCGTCATCGCGATGGCGATGTCATGTGACCCGGACCTCATCATCGCCGACGAGCCCACGACGGCGCTCGACGTGGTGGTGCAGGACGAGATCCTCTCGGAACTGGAGGCGCTGCAGGCCGAACTCGGCGTCGCAGTGCTGGTGATCAGTCACGACATCGGGGTAATGGCTGAGATCTGTGACGACGTGGGCGTGATGTACGCCGGCGAACTCATGGAGCTCGGCAGCGCCGAGGACGTGTTCGCGGACCCGTCGAACCCTTACACCCTAGGGTTAGCCAACTCTTTCCCTGATATCACCAACCCGGACCGCGAGCTGGTGGATATCCCCGGGACAGCACCGGAGCTCCGGGCCGAGCATCAGGGCTGCCCGTTTGTCGAACGCTGTCCGTTCGCGACTGAGGAGTGCGAGCAGTCCCGCCCGGAGCTTCAGCCCGTCCCAGGCCGGACCGAGCACCAGTCGCGGTGTCACTACGTCGACGAGGTCGACCGACTCCGCGAGGAGGCCGCCGACCCCGAAACGTGGGGCGGCACCGTCGGCGACGCCGGCGAAACAGTCGAACCAGGCGAGGAGGCAGTATTCGAGGCCGATGGCATTCGCAAATACTTCGACGCCGGCAGCGGGCTGGTCGACTCCCTACTGGGCCGTGAACCGAACCCGGTGAAGGCGGTCGACGGCGTCTCCTTCGACGTGCACGAGGGCGAGATATTTGGCATCGTCGGCGAGTCCGGCTGCGGGAAATCCACGCTGGGCCGGACGATGCTCAACCTCGATCCGGCGACGGAGGGAACCATCTCACTCAAGGGGACGCCCATCGACGATATCCCCAACGAGGAGTTCCGTCGAAGCGCCCAGATCATCTTCCAGAACCCCTTCGAGAGCCTCAACCCACGGCTGACGATTCAGCAGACCATCACCGAGCCGCTCGCGCTGCTGAACGACGACCTCAGCTACACGGAGCGGGTAGAGCTCGCCGAGCAGACACTGGAAGCGGTAGGGCTCTCCCCGGCGACGGAGTATCTGAACCGCTTCCCCGAGCGACTGAGCGGTGGCGAGCGCCAGCGCGTCTCCATCGCCCGTGCGCTGGTGGTCGACCCCAGCTTCCTGCTGGCCGACGAACCGGTGTCGATGCTCGACGTGAGCATCCGGGCAAGCGTGCTCAACATCCTGCGCCGCCTCCGTCGCGAACAGGGGCTCACCATCTCGATTATCAGCCACGACCTGAGTCTCATCCGCGCGGTCAGCGACCGGACCGCGGTGATGTATCTCGGTGAGTTCGTCGAGGTCGGCGACACCGACCGCATCGTCGAGGACCCGAAACACCCCTACACTGAGGCGCTGGTCGACTCGGTACCCGTACCGGACCCGACCCGAAAGCGGCAGCCGGTCGACATTAGCGGTGAACCGCCGTCGGCCCGGAACCCGCCCTCCGGTTGCCGGTTCCACACCCGGTGTCCTGCGATCATTCCACCCGAGGAGTTCGAGTTCGCGGACGGGCGGTTCCGCGAACTCATGGATCTGCGACATGCCATCGCGAACGACTCGCTCCGGGTGGAGCGGGCGCGCGAGCTGGCCGACGACTCGAACGACCCCGAATCAGTCGTGGCTACACTCAAGTCGCGGCGGTTCGACGGGGAGTTCGTCGACCCGGAGGTCGCGTCCATCGTCGATGACGGGCTGCTGGCGCTCGTGCGCGGGGAGCAGGAGACCGCAGCCGACCGGCTGGCTGATGCGTTCACGACGCCGTGTGAAATCGACGGGCCGGAGCTGGTCGAACTCGAGGACGGACGGCAGGTCGCCTGCCACCTCTACGACTGAGGTGACGGGCAGCGGTCTTTCGATTTAGTTCAGCGCCGAATAGCCGAGTACGCCGGCGATACCGATTAATCCCAGCCCGAGCGCGATGACCAGCAGCTGGTCGGTTACCGTCGAAAGCAGGCCAGAGAACGCGCCGAAGATGGCGAAGGAAAAGCCCAGCGCCGCGAGCAGTGCGGCGACGCTCAGCGTCAGCAAAAATAGTTTCTGGCCGCCGGCGGCGATGGCGCGACTCAGGGGGTTGGAGGCGTTGGCCGTCATTGGTTTATCACGTGGTGCGGTGGCACATAACGGTGTCGCACGCTGCGACCGAAACGAGGGAGCAACCGGGTCACTCGTCGCCCTGTGCGGTTGAACGGTACCGCTCAGTCGTCGCCCTGTGCGGTTGAACGGTACCGCTCAGTCGTCGCCCTGTGCGGTTGAACGGTACCGCTCAGTCGTCGTCTGCCGCGGCGCCCGGCGCATCCCCGATCAGTCCCTCGAGCTTCTCGAACTTGGGGGCTGGGTAGGTTTTCGGGCTCTGGGAGACGCCGTGACGGGCCCACGTTGCGGCCTGTTCCAGCGCGAGGCTCGCTGGGTCGAGGAACGGCACACCCACCCGCTCCTCGATCTCGTCGTTACGCTGAGCGAAGGAGAGACTCATACAGCCAGGGAACAGCGCCTCGGCCCCGTCTTCCTCGACCGCTGCCCGGCCCTCCGTGACCATGCGTTCGACCAGGTCGTCGTCGCAGTGGTCGATTTCTTCGACCGGTGCGTCGACCGAGCGTACGCTGACACACCGCTCCGAGAGGTGGTGTTCGTGGGCCTGTTCGTGGCTCATCGGCACCGTCTCCTCGAGGATGGTGAGCCAGGTGAAGCGGTCGGCCACCATCGCAGCCGTGTGGATGGTTGTCTCAGCGGGGCCGACCACGGGGATGTCGAGCAGCTCGCGCAACGCCCGAATGCCCGGGTCGCCGAAGCAGCCGATGACCAGCGCGTCGAACGCCGACTCAACCTCGTGGGCGGTCTGCATCGAACCGACGACACACCAGTACTCTTCGACCGCACTCTCGATGCTGGTCGGGCCGGGACCCTCGGCCTCGACCACTGTCACGTCGACGTGGCTGGGTGTGAGGTCGTTCGCGACACGCTCACGGCGTTGCTTCTCCTTTGTCGGGAGGCCAACTCCAGGGACGAGGTAACAAACGTCGACCATCAGGCCACCTCCATGGCGTCATCGACCAGCGAACGCGCCCGCTCGAGTTCGCCGACGACGGTGTTCTGCTCTCGTTTGAGCTGGGTCCCGACGAAGCGCGCCTCATCACCGTCGACGATCTCGAACTTGCGGGCCACCGAGTAGCGGGGGAATGGCTCACGGTTAGTCGCGGGGTCCTGCTCGAACTGGCCGCGTTCGACCAGATAGAGCCGTGTCAGCACGCGAGAGAGCGAGGTGATGGTCTCGTTGGCGGTCGCTCGGTCCAGCGTCCCGTTCTCCGCCGCAGTCTGGAACTCACTGAGTTCGGCCTCCAGCGCGACCAGCCGGTCGAGCGTCGGAGAGAAGTCGAACTGGTCGTCGGCGACCGCCGCGTAGCCCTCGACAGCCTCGCGAAGTTTTGCGGCCGTGCGGGCGTGATCAAACGGCAATACGTTCGCGTTCAGCACCCGGGCCACTGCTGTCACGTATACCCGGATGTCCCGCAGGAGTTCATCCTCGCCGGCTTTCTCGAGGGTATCCATCGAGACGTGCCACGCGTCGGAGTTGCCGCCGCAGCCGCCCACCCCGTGGTAGCCCCGGCGTTCGCGCTCCTCGGCGGGGATGTTCGAGGAGAGCATGAAGAAGCCGGTGATGCCGAGGTTGTCGAAAGAGTAATCCCCGGCACGGAACGGGAACTGCTCGGCGTAGGGTGCGCTCGTCACGTCGTCGATGGCGTCGCCGACCAGTTCGTGGGCCTCCGGACACCAGCAGGACATGTCGGTGTATTCGGTGGCGTCTTTCGCGCCCGGCGAGTCCATGTTGACTTGTGCAACGCAGTTGTTCGCCAACTCCTGGGCGAACTCGTCAGCGTACCACGTTGAGCCGGCGTACCGACCCGTGGAGTGGCCCGGCCACCACGCCACCCGGAGGTTCCGCTCCAGATTCTCGCTAAGTTCTTCGAACACCCGAGCGGACTCCAGCAATCCGGCGTCACCGGTCGCGTTATCGGTGATACCCACATACCACGAGTCGTAGTGACCGTGTAACAGGACGAAATCGTCGTTATCGGGATCTGCTTCGCCCTCGATTTCGGCCACGACGACCGGACACTCCATCCAGTCGGTCGTGAGGTCTGTCGAGAGCTCCAGTTCGAGCCCCTCGTCGCTCTCAGCCCACTCGATGAGCGTCTTGCCGTCGGGTTGATTCACGTTGGCGATGGGGACGTCGGGGATGTTGTCGCGCTCGTCGTAGCGCGGTGCGCCGCCCCAGATGGGTGTCGCGATTCCGTTGTGTGGCTCTCGGTCGTGCTCGTGGATAGCGATAACCCCGATGGCGCCTTTTTTCGCGAGTTTCCGGACCGCACGGATGGAGAGGCTGCCCGCTTTTGTGAGCGCGATTGTGCCCGTGATGTCACCAACGTCGTGGTAGGGCTCGCGAGGGTCGGGCTCGTCGTCATTGATTAGGTCGCCGCCGGCGGCGCCGACGTACTCGACAGCCCCGGAGACCGTTGTCGAAGCCGAAAAGGAGACGGTCTTGATCGGGCCCGGTTCGAACTCCTTGTTGCGTGTCTCAATGGTCGCGCCGTGGGGCTGGCTGATGTAGAGCTCCGGTTCGTGCCGGTCGTAGGAGACGCCGTTGGCCGCCAGCCGCTCACAGATGTAGTCGGCGGCGGCGACCTCGTCCTGGCTCCCGGAGACGCGGGTAAGCGTTGAGAATTCCTCGAGTAGCTCCCAGGGTTCGTCGAGCGATACCTCGTCTACGAGACGCCGCTCTGTATCGTCGAGGGCGTCCCTATTTGTAATTGGCTGACTCATGTGGCTCGCGTTCTACAGTTGGCTCCGCGGAGTATAAACATTGGCAACTATCAACACGGTATGTCTCCACAACCCATGGGTACAAGAGCACCGACACCAACCTCCCACCATGCGTGCGGCACACATCACCCAGTACGGCGACCCGGAGGAAGCGCTTGCACTCGTCCACGTCGAACGACCGGAACCTGGCCCGGGCGAGGTCAGGGTCGATGTGGAAGCGGTCGCGCTCAACCACCTCGACGTGTTTGCGCGGAAAGGCCATCCCGAAGACGAGGGGGCGTTCCCCAAACGCTCGGGCTGTGACATCGCAGGCGTCGTCGGGAGCGTCGGCGACGGCGCCGACACCGACTGGCTCGACGAAGCGGTAGTCGTCTATCCCGGCGTCTCCTGTGGTGACTGTGAGTTCTGCGAACGCGGCGAGCAGACCATGTGCCACGAGTACGAAATCATCGGAGAGGACCGCCCCGGCGGCCTCGCGGAGTCGGTCGTGGTGCCCGAAGCGTGTTTAGAACAGAAACCCGACTCACTGAACTTCGTCACCGCCGCCGCAGTACCAGTGACGTTCACGACCGCGTGGCGGATGATCGTCGGTGCCGGCCAACTACGGCCCGCCGAGAAAGCACTGATTCTGGGCGCCTCCGGCGGCGTCGGCAACGCAGCGCTCCAGATCGCCGAGCGACTCGGTGCGACCACGTACGCGACCACCTCTTCGGAGCGGAAGGCTGACCGGGTTCGTGAGTGGGCCGACGAGGTTATCGACTACACCGAGACGCCCCATGACGAGGCAGTACTGGCCCTGACCGACGGCCGCGGCGTCGACCTCGTGGCCGAACACGTCGGCGAGGAGACGTGGCAGGAGAGTATCGACAGCCTCGCAATGGGCGGCCGGATGGTGGTCTGTGGCGCCACCAGTGGCGCTGACCCCGACATCGATATCCGGTCGATCTACCAGCGTCACAGGCAGATTCGCGGGGCACCGATGGGGAATCGGGCGCAGTTCCGGGACGTGCTGTCACTGGTCGCCAGGGGAGAACTCGAGCCACAAATCGATCGGGTACTCCCGCTCGACCGGATTGCCGAGGGACACCGGGCGATCGAGGATCGTGCAGTGTTCGGGAAGGTCGTGTTACGCCCCTGACTACCCCGCAGATGACGACGTTCTGGAGCGAAGCTTTATCGTGTAGTATACAGCCATAGCTTACAGTGGTATAACTATGCGAACAGAACCCACACACCGACTCCTGTTGTACAGTATTGTGCTGGTTGTCACGTTGGCGGGGGCAGCAACGCCTATCGCCGCACAGGAGGGCAGCGCGCCCGCTGTGACACTCAGCGCCGCAGAGATACAGGTCGACGCCGGAGAGACCACTGAGGTGACCGCGAACTACGAGTTCACTGTCCAAGACCCCGGCAGTGGTGAGCAGGTGCTCTCGGCTATCTCCGGGACGATGTGGCTGTTCCCCGACCACGGGGTGAGCGACGTTTCAGCCACCGTCAACGGCGAGTCGGTCGAGCCGGCGGTCACGCGCGAAGACCGCTACATGGATGTCGCGCTCCCGGTCTCCGATGTGAGCGGGGGTGAGACGGTCGAAGCGACCGTTTCCTACAGCGTCACCAGCGCGCCCGGCAGCCTGAAGGCGCCGCTGTGGACCCCCCAGTTCCAGACCGCTGGGACCGACCGGGTCATCGAGATGACCGTGTCGCTGCCCGAGGGCTCGAACGTCCACGGGGCCGCGTTCCCCAAGGTCGACTCCCGTTCGGGAACAACGCTCTCCTACGACCTGCTCCACATGCCCGGCTTTGTGAGCGTGGAGTACGGACAGGGTGGCGGCGCGCTGCTGGATGTCGGCACCCTCTCGACACTGTTTGGCCTGCTACTCATCTTCGGCATTCTGGGCGGCTGGCTCGCGTGGCGTCGTCGTGCGGTGCGGGAAGGAGGTGATGCGAATGTCATTTAGTTCAGAAATCCTCACGTTCCTCGGCGTCTCGGCGGTGTACATCGGCTTCACATTCGTCTGGGCATGGTACAAGGGCAAGCAGGACGAGGCCGAAGCTGCCGGGCCGACAGACCCCGCCGCCGACGCCAACGGGGGTGAGCGCTGATGGCGCTTGTCCCCCTGCAGCTCGTCAACGTCGACCCGCTGTTCATCGGTATCGTCGTCGTCTACTTCGCGGTCGTACTCGGCATCGGCTACTACGGCTACAAGACCACGAAGACCGAGGAGGACTTCCTCGTCGCGGGCCGGAACGTCGGCCCGCTGGTCGGCGGGGCGACGCTGTCGGCGACACAGATGAGCGCCGGCACGCTGGTGGGGACGTTCGGGATCCACTACCTGCTGGGTTTCGGCTTCGTCTGGATTTGGCCCGGGCTCTGGGCAGGCTGGATTGTCTCGCTCGTCCTCGTGGCGCCGCAGATGCGCCGCTTCGGTCGGGTGACTGTGCCCGACTTCGTAGCTGAACGCTACGGCGATGACGGTCGTGACGGTGACTACAGCCGCGCTATCGGCGCCGTACTCATCGTGCTGGCTTACACCGTCTACCTCAGCGCACAGTTCACTGCCGGTGGGCTAGTGTTCCAGACGATTCTGGGTGTCGCGCCCGAAATCGGCATGTTCGTAATGGTGATGACTGCAGTGCTCTACACCTCCATCGGGGGAATGCGCGCGAGCATCCTGACCGACTTCGTGCAGGCGGTTGTGATGGTGGCGGCGGTGCTGGTGGCCATTCCGCTCTCGCTCCACTTCATCGGGGGCATCGGGATGATTAACTCTATCTTCCAGTCGTTCAACCCCTCCTTCGTCGGGCAGGCGCTTTCGACTGCAGATATTGTCGGCTTCATGGCGGCGTTCGGTTTCTCCATCGCCGCCGCACCCTACGAGATCACCCGTATCTACTCGATGAAAGACGAGAAGACGGTTCGGCAGGCCATCGGTATCACGCTCATCTTCCAGGCCATCATCGGCACCTCGGTGGCGGTGCTGGGCGTCTCGATGCGTGTGCTGTTCCCGAATCTGAGCACGCCGGACCTGGCGAGCGTCGTGATGAGTCTGAACGTGCTCGGGCCCATCCTGGGCGCGTTGCTCATCGCTGCGGTGTTCTCGGCCATCCTCTCGACGGTGGACTCCATCATGATTGTCTCGGGTGCGGGGCTGGCCCACGACATCTACGGGAAGCTCATCAACACAGAGGCGACCGAGCGCCAGAAGCTCTGGGCCAACCGCATTGCGGTGTTCGCGCTCGGGGTCCTCCCGTTTCTGCTCGCGCTCAACAGCGGGCTGCTGGGCGGGCTGGTCCAGCTCATCGTCATCCTGCAGGCATCGATGATGGGCGGGATGTTCTTCATGCCACTCGTGTTGGGCTTACACTGGAAACGCGCGAACACGTTGGGCGGGGTCTCCGGCATGGTCGGCGGCTTCTTCACCGTCCTGTTCTGGCATATCGGCACCAAAATATACTCCGTGGTGCCCGAGTCAATCACCACCGTAGTGACTGACCCAGTCATCCCCGGGGTCGCTGTCTCGCTGATTCTGGTGGTTGGTGTCTCGCTGGCGACGGGCAAGCCATCGAAGCGGACGCTCGCCCCATTCTTCGACGACGTGGCAGAAGAACGACCGGCCGGCCGCCGCGAGGCGTCACGAACCGACGGCGGTACAGAGGAGGACAATGAGTAGCCTCATCGCCCTCGCGGTGTACGCGACGCTCGTCCTCGTTTCGCTGGCGCTGGGCGTCTACTTGCTCACCACGAACCCGCCGAAGGACGAATCGTCGTTCCTCGGGCTGGGCGAAAAGAAACTGAGCGACGAGGAACTGGCCGAGGCGGACGGCTAGCGGGGTTTCAGGCCACGCGGCTCCCGTTTTTCACGACCGCTAGCGGCTCCTGTAGCGTGGCTGGGTTCTCGACCGGGTGGGCCGGGACAACCACGATGTCCGCGGGGCGTCCCTCGGCGATTCGGCCTGCAGCGCCCTCGATCCTGGCCGCGCGGGCCGCCTCGGTCGTGACCGCTCTGAGCGCGCGTTCGGGGCTTGCGCCAAGGTCCACGAGGTGTGTCACTTCCTTTGGCAAGCGACCGTGCATGCTGTCGGTCCCCAATGCGACGGGCACGTCGCGCTCGAGCAGTTCCTCCCAGACCTCACGCTCCTGCTCGCGGGCGGCTTCGACTTTCGCCATCACGGCTGCGTTGTCGGCGTCTCCACCTTCGATACCGTCGGGTTCGTGCAGGATGGTGAACGTCCCTACCACGTGACTCCCGCTCCTTTCGAGCCGGTCGATGAGGCCCGACGAGAGCGCGCCGGCGTGCTCGATGGTGTCGATTCCCGCTTCCACGGCCTGTCGGGCCCCCGGGCCACCGTGGGCATGTGCGGCCACGTGGACGCCCTGTCGGTGCGCTTCGCCGACGATTGCCGACACCTCTTCGTCTGTGTAGGGTGCCTGTGACAGCCCACCAGCCGTGCTGGAAACGCCGCCGGTGGCGAAGTACTTGATTTGGTGGGCGCCCGCGGCGACCAGTTCCCGCACCCGCTGTCGGATGGCTTCGGCGCCGTCAGTCGCTGTCAGCGCGTGGCCGTGCCCGTTCGTGGGGGTGAAGTGGCCGCCACAGGGCAGGATGTTCGGTCCCTCAAGCTCCCCTGTCTGCTCGGCCGCCTGCAGACGGAGGTCGAGTCGGTGTTCACAGCCCAGCAGCCGGATGGTGGTCGTGCCGGCCTGCAAATCACGCCGGAGGTTTCGCGTCGCGCGCACGGCCTGTGTTGTGGGGTCCTGACGCATCTGACCGAGTTGGTCGCCGTCACCCGGCCGGATGGGGCCGTGGGAATGGGCGTCGACCAGCCCGGGAAGCGCGTAGCCCTCGTATTGCTCGA is a window of halophilic archaeon DL31 DNA encoding:
- a CDS encoding ABC-type transporter, periplasmic subunit (PFAM: Bacterial extracellular solute-binding protein, family 5~KEGG: hut:Huta_1850 extracellular solute-binding protein family 5) produces the protein MADDSSDFERLLDRRSILRYSAVGGIAGLAGCSGGEQTEGTEPPSDSPTATPESTDIPTSDGIERGGKPVVGLGSEPQAFNPLVTSDADAWAIMDRMYPYPTVRDPGDVSNTHPYVFSDWSFDPDELAGTATLNQGFQWSDGESLDAEGVAWWFNYLMENEGHRYESNTNQIGSIEATGEYELYFELKSSTAAVFTPETGVFAVPILPAHVWKNIDDYTQYSPDELIGAQGFQWADSSPGNWYELESNPDLLPDDIHEGPYVDNLRFRVFGDMTTMVEELRQGNVDLTYQSIAPNRAFQLQDTDSVRVWNSRARGYNYIAHNMRRVPLDDKPFRQSLGFVYPFNYLQNQLRRGLTETGDYVAAKVYEPWRPDSFDVPIEHGPYKTDDGQLDVEQTREFLRNANGEHEYTFGPVESDQITGDQEIRVDGQLLTEAHTDNDGNAGQGPISIVITPPSTAPVEARAGARFVENLNEIGIPAETQPVAEGSQNTLIWVQEDFDMWSSGWIWMPKPHMYMGFWLTSGSADTDSSSDNVNLNPMGYTNADDLIQQVQTTFDPDAQKQATQEALARVYEDQPVLVTEYPNRLHASSNQFTGWVKVPGGITQNPWTYLNVHQA
- a CDS encoding ABC-type transporter, integral membrane subunit (PFAM: Binding-protein-dependent transport systems inner membrane component~KEGG: hut:Huta_1849 binding-protein-dependent transport systems inner membrane component); the protein is MVRITGRYLLRRVAISVVTIYALATLLFALMHAMPGSPIDSLIGPGMSSEQIQNIEQRFGLDKPIWLQYINFISSVTLFDFGYSVQTLEPVRNRLVERLVPTLVLFAPAFMMQYSMGTVIGTYLGWNRGTKADLAGFTTGLFMYSIPFFWLAWILIGVFSYDLGWFPSGSMVPPYTTSFAWLEAVVQLLLHMTLPILSLALVGWAGPMLIMRTTMQDVVDADFVDFARAQGYSEPTVMSRFGARNALIPVVTQGIIGIAFMIDGSVIVETVFSWPGIGQLLVNAIFAKDLPTALAAFYTLGVLIIVLRLLTDVVYTLIDPRIEFGGET
- a CDS encoding ABC-type transporter, integral membrane subunit (PFAM: Binding-protein-dependent transport systems inner membrane component~KEGG: hut:Huta_1848 binding-protein-dependent transport systems inner membrane component) gives rise to the protein MAAESGGLRERLYPFVIGANRTWGQFTESRVGVVGLFILAAITFVAVFAPFLAPHPLEWQAFGNNPTFEQAGQLPHPPAFGDPFFAPLGTDSLGHGILTQLIYGSRTALFIGLAAGILSSLVGVPLGIISGYYSNTWVDEGIQRVVDVMYGLPFLPLVIVLVFINGVTTTNIILGIVAKSWLNNAIVVRGQVLSLSERPFVEAAKAGGASHFRIMWRHILPNVLPLGFIYLAQDAAFAILIQASLAFLGLADFTKVSWGTMLQWIQVEGYIYTAPWWLIPPGIMIALLAASFYFIGYSLEDVMNPGGNS